The Flavobacterium commune genome contains the following window.
CAAAGCCATTCCCGCCGCAGATTCAGAATAAATAATTTCGAATGAAAACAAAAAAAAAGGATTTCACTATTTAAAGCGAAATCCTTTTTCAATCTAAAAACTAAACTATAATCTAAGCAATCTTTTCTTTTACTCTTTTTTTAAAAACTTAAGAATTACCAAAAAACAGTATATAATGCCACTAACACGCTGCAAATAATAAATGATCCAATAATAAAACCTGAAGACACTTTAAACATTGAGGTATCCACTTCTATATTGTGTTTTTCGTGTAATTGAACCGGTTCAGGTTTCAAAAGACTTATTCCTACCATGATAGCTACTATCATAACAAAAGTAATACTCATTCGGTCTAAAAAAGGAAAATCCGGAAAAGCACCGTTTGTCCAAACAGGCAGGAATTTTAATACTGTAGCAATAGGCACTGTCAGCAATGCACCCGCAAGACCGGCATTAGCAGTAGTCTTTTTCCAAAACATTCCCAACATAAAAATTGCTAATACTCCCGGTGAAAAGAAACCTACATATTCCTGAATAAACTGATAAGCCTGATCTAATGATTTTAAAGAAGGCGCAACAATAGCACCAATTAGCATCGCTACCACAACAGCTAGCCTTCCTACACGTACTAATTTTTTTTCAGAGGCATTTTTATCAAAATATTTTCTGTAAATATCTAAAGAAAAAATTGTCGAAATACTATTCGCTTTTCCTGCTAAAGAAGCCACAATTGCAGCAGTTAAAGCTGCCAGGGCAATTCCTTTTAAACCGGCTGGCAATAAATTCATCAATGTAGGATAAGCACGATCCGGTTTTAAAACTCCCGCTGCGTCAAGCATTTCACTTTGAAACATTCCGTTTTGATGCATTACATACATGGCAATACCCGGCAAAACTGCAATAACCGGAACTAATAATTTTAAAAAGGCTGCAAACAAAATCCCTTTTCGGGCAGTTTTTAAATCGGCCCCCAAAGCTCTTTGAACGATGTATTGATTGCAACCCCAATAAGCCAGATTATTGATAAGCATCCCTCCTATAATTACTGACATTCCCGGTAATTCGGAATAATGTGGATTCGATTTATCAAATATCATTTGCAAATGACCCGGTGCTTTTTCTTTTATAATAGCAAGACCTTTAAAAATATCTTTTCCATATCCAAACTGCTCTGAAAGTAAGGTTAGTGCCAAATAAGTGGTAACCAAACCTCCCAATATCAATACGATTACCTGAAACATATCGGTATATCCAATTACTTTCATTCCTCCTAAAGTAACTATAACAGAGAATAAACTCAATCCGATAACACAAAACTCAAAACTAACCGGCGCAATCGATGAAATGGCCAAAGCACCTAAATAAATAATCGAAGTAAGATTTACGAATATATAAATCAGCAACCAGATTACCGCCATAATTGCACTTACGGTATCATTGTATCTTTTTGCCAAAAATTGCGGCATCGTAAATATTTTGTTTTTAAGATATACCGGAAGGATAAACACGGCTACGATAATTAATGTTGCTGCCGACATCCATTCATATGAAGAAATAGCCAGTCCAAGTGCAAAACCCGAACCACTCATCCCGATAAAATGTTCCGCTGAAATATTAGACGCAATTAATGAGGCTCCAATAGCCCACCAGGTTAGTGATCCTTCGGCCAAAAAATAATCATTTGAGCTTGTAACTGCATTTTTCTTACTTCGATAGATATACATTCCGTAAGAGGTGACTATCACAAAATAAATAAGAAAAACAATGTAATCTGCGGTTTGTAGTGCATTCATAATTTTTAGGTTGGTTTATTGTAGTCAATAGCAAGACTATGTACACAAAAATAGACTCAAAATAAAAACTGAATATGGATATTTTATGCTAATACATGGATTTTTCATAAAGGAATAGCTAATTAATCCATTTGGTGAGCCTGAAAAACAGATTGTGACTCAATTAAATAAAAAATTCTTTCCGAATTAAGAAGCACTTTTTTTGTGTTGTTTCCAATTGTGTCCATAATTTCCGCAGTCGATTATCAAATATTTGAAGAATACTAATTATAACCGACAAAGAAGCGCAAAACTTGAAATCGAAAATTATTACATCCGTTTGCCTTTTAAGCTCGGGGCATGAATACAAAAAAAAAGTAACGCATTGATATTTTTTTGTTTCTTTTTTAATCAAGCAAAAAAGAAAATTAATACAGCCAAAATTAAAAAAACAAAAAACAATTCTGAAATGCTTGTTTCAGAATTAAAATAACTATATCTTTGCACTTCAAATTAAATCTTATGGCTCGCTGTGTAGAATTTAACGAAGTCGAAAAAATTGAAAAAGCAATGAATGTCTTTTGGGAAAAAGGATATAATGCTACTTCAATGCAAGACCTTGTGGATGCTATGCAAATCAATAGAAGCAGTTTGTACAATACCATTGGCGACAAGCATCAGCTTTTTATGAAATGCATCAGCAATTATTTTGATAATGCGATGCAGGAATTAAAAGATAAAGTGGCTAACGAAACATCGGCGAAAGCTGCGCTGATTAAGGTCATTTCTGATAAAGCAGATTGGATTATATCCTGTGATAAAGGATGTCTGGGGATGAAAACGATTTTCGAAATTGCTCCGGATGATTGCACTGTCCGAAATGTAATGAGTAAAAACAATGATATATTCATTGAATTCTTAGCTACTATAGTTCAAAAAGCGATGGATGATGGCGAAATGGATGATTCGGAAGATGCGGCATTAATGGCTGAATACATTGCCACTTCTTTTACAGGATGGAAGCAATCGTATATTCTTAATGGAAATCCTATCAAAATCAAAAAAATGTCAGAATTCCTGATAAAAAACATATTCAAGTAATTTTTTTTACACCAATTCTGGAACGTTTATTTCAGATATAATATTTATTACGCATACCCATTTTTTAAACTACAGCATTCATTCTGAAACGATTATTCCAGAATGAGTGCTAAAATCAAACATTAATTTAATAAAAAACAGCATGGATTCTGAAACGTTTATTTCAAAAAGAAGTTCTAAATCAAATATTAATTTAAGGAAAACAATAACTATGAAAAAGATTACCCTAATAAGTATACTAGCATTATTCGTTATCAGTTGCAACGATAAAAATGCCGCTCCACCAGCAACTACAGCCCCTAGCCTTCCAGTAATGAACATTAAATCACAGGAAGCCACTACAGAAAATGAATACCCGGCTTCCCTGCAAGGTGCTGTAGATGTTGAAATACGCCCACAGGTAAGCGGAAATCTGGAAAGGATTTATGTTGATGAAGGTGCTTATGTAACTAAAGGTCAAACACTTTTTAAAATAAACGAGCGTCCTTTTCGTGAGCAATTAAACAATGCTCTGGCTAATCTTCACGCAGCAGAAGCGGCTTATTTAAACGCTCAGTTAGAAGTCGATAAGCTGACACCATTGGTACACAACAAAGTAGTTTCAGACTATCAGTTGAAAACCGCTAAAGCAACACAAAAAATCGCTGCTGCCAATATTGAGCAGGCAAAAGCAATGGTGGGTTCGGCCAGAATTAATTTAGGATATACTAATGTTACAGCCCCTGTAAGCGGATACATTGGGAGATTGCCTAAAAAACAAGGAAGTTTGGTTGCTGCAACTGATATTGAGCCTTTAACCAACTTATCCGATGTGCATGAAGTATATGCTTACTTCTCATTAGGCGAAACCGATTTTATCAAATTCAAATCAGCGTACAGCGGAAATACCCTTGGCGATAAAATCAAAAAATTACCTCCCGTTACTTTAGTCCTTGCCGATAATTCAGCTTACCCACAATCAGGAAAAATTGATATGGTTGATGGTCAGTTTGATAAAAACACAGGAGCCATTACCGTTAGAGCTACTTTCCCAAACAAAAACGGAACATTACGTTCCGGAAATACCGGGAAAATCCGATTAGGAGTGCAACATGACGATGCGATTTTAATTCCACAATCGGCTACAATTGAAATGCAGGATAAAGTTTTTGTTTTCACCGTAAATAAACAGAACAAAGTCAACAAAATGCCGATTAACATCAGCGGAAAAAGCGGTACTAATTACTTAATCAAAGACGGAATAAAATCAGGTGACCAAATTGTATTAAGCGGTATCGACAAACTTCAGGAAGGACAACTGATCCAGCCTGAGAAACCAAAAGCACAAATTGCTCAAATTATTAACTAAATATAATTTCTATACAGATGTTCAAAATATTTATACAAAGACCAGTACTCGCCACCGTTATCTCCATTTTACTGGTGATATTAGGTGTACTTGGTCTTACCAAATTGCCCTTACAACAGTTTCCTGATATTGCGCCACCATCGGTTTTGGTAACGGCAGTTTATCCGGGAGCGAATGCCGAAACCGTTTTGCGTTCGGTTGCTCCTTCTCTTGAAGAATCGATAAATGGTGTTGAGAATATGACTTACATGAGCTCAACAGCCAGTAACGACGGAACTTTAGCCATTACGGTTTTCTTTAAACTGGGTACCGATGCTGACCGTGCCGCAGTAAACGTTCAAAACAGGGTGGCTCAGGCTACAAGTCAGTTGCCTGCCGAAGTAGTTCAGCAAGGGGTTATTACCGCAAAACAACAAAATAGTTTTATCATGGCCATCGGAATGTACACCGATGACGAATCCAAATACGACCAAACTTTTGTTGCCAATTATGCCCAGATTAATATTATCCCTGAAATCAAACGTATTCCGGGAGTGGGTGCCGCCAGTATTTTTGGTGGTGTAAAAGATTATTCGATGCGTGTTTGGTTGAATCCAACCCAGATGTCTGCTTACAATGTGACGCCGAATGAAGTTATGGCAGCCATTCAGGACAAAAGTTTAGAAGCTGCTCCGGGTAAATTTGGAGAAAGAAGTAAGGAAGTTTTTGAATACGTAATCAAATACAAAGGAAAACTAAGCAAACCCGAAGATTATCAAAATATTGCCATTCGTTCGAATGCTGATGGTTCAGTACTTCGTGTAAAAGATGTTGCCAGAGTGGAACTTGGTTCTTATTCTTACAACAGTTTAACGCGTTTAAATGGTAAAAAAGGAATTGTAATTGGTGTGATTCAGTTGGCTGGTTCTAATTCAAATGATATTCAGGTTGCGATTAATAAATTGATGGTGAAAGCCGCTAAAGATTTTCCTCCGGGCATCAAACACAATATTTTTTATAGTACAAAAGTATCGTTAGACCAATCGATAGATCAGGTGAAACATACTTTATTAGAAGCATTTATATTGGTATTTATTGTGGTTTTCATCTTCTTGCAGGATTTTAGATCAACTTTGATTCCGGCAATTGCGGTTCCGGTAGCGATTTTGGGTACGTTCTTTTTCATGCAGTTATTCGGATTTTCAATAAACTTATTAACCTTATTCGCTTTAATTCTGGCGATTGGTATTGTGGTAGATGATGCGATTGTGGTGGTCGAAGCCGTGCATGCCAAAATGGAACACAAACATCTGTCTCCAAAAGTAGCTACTCACGAAGCGATGCACGAAATTACCGGTGCGATTATTTCGATTACGTTGGTAATGGCTGCAGTATTCCTGCCTGTTGGTTTCATGGAAGGTTCTACTGGGGTTTTCTATCGTCAATTTGCTTTTACGATGGCCATTGCAATTGTAATTTCGGCTGTAAATGCTTTGACTTTAAGCCCTGCCCTGGCCGCTTTATTCTTAAAAGACAATCACGCCGCACATGATGAAAATACACCTTATGAGAAAAAAGGATTTAAAGAAAAATTCTTCACTGCTTTTAATACAAGTTTCAACTCTTTAACGAATCGTTATGTGGGTGGATTGCAATTTTTAATTCGCAAAAAATGGTTGAGTTTAGGCGGATTGGCCTTAATAACTGTTGCAACCATTGTAATGGTAAAAACAACTCCATCAGGATTTATCCCAACAGAAGATCAGGGATTTATTGCCATCGCGGTTAACACTCCATCGGGAACTTCTTTGTACAGAACTCAAAAAGTAATGACCGAAGCCGAAAATACCTTAAGAGGTTTGGAAGCTTCAAGATTTGTAACGGCAATTTCAGGTTTCAACTTATTGACAAATTCTACCAGTCCGTCATCGGCAGTAGTTTTTGTTTTGCTGAAACCAAATGAAGAACGTGGCGAGGTAAAAAATATTGACGAAATCATGAATGAGGTTCGTGGCAAATTAGGCGCGATTTCCGGCGGAAGTTTCTTTGTATTCAGTTTCCCAACCGTTCCCGGCTTCAGTAACGTTGAAGCCTTAGATTTAGTGCTGCAGGATAAAACAGGAGGCAAACTGGATAAGTTCAGCGGAATTTCACAAACCTTCATTGGAGAATTAATGAAACGTCCCGAAATTGCGGTTGCTTTTACTTCTTTCAAAGCCGATTATCCGCAATTGCAATTGGATATCAATGATGAAAAAGCCGATCAATTGGGTGTAAAAGTCAAAGACATTCTGCAAACCATGCAGGCATATTTTGGTAGTGCTCAGGCTTCTGATTTTAATCGTTTTGGAAAATACTACCGAGTTATTGTTCAGGCTGATATTGCCGACAGAGCTGATCCATCTGCAATCGATCGTGTATTTGTAAAAAATAATCGTGGTGAAATGGTTCCAATCAACACCTTGGTAAAACTAAGCCGTATTTATGGTTCTGAAACTGCTTCGAGATACAATTTGTTTAACTCTATTTCGATAAATGCCATTCCAAAACCAGGATTTAGTTCAGGAGATGCCATCAAAGCAATCGAAGAAGTCGCAGCGCAACAATTACCTGCCGGTTATAGCTATGAATTCTCAGGACAAACAAGAGAAGAAATTTCGTCAGGAGGTCAATCGGCAACGATATTCTTGCTGTGTTTGATATTCATTTATTTCTTATTGGCAGCACAATACGAAAGTTACATTTTGCCTTTGGCAGTAATCTTCTCCATCCCTGCGGGAATCTTCGGGGTATTTGCAGCCATTGGTTTAACCGGAATTGAAAACAACATCTACGTACAGGTTGCCTTGGTAATGCTTATCGGACTGCTCGCCAAAAACGCCATCCTGATTGTCGAATTTGCATTGCAAAAAAGAAAATCAGGACAGAATTTGGTCAAAGCTTCGATTGATGCCGCCAAACTGCGTTTGCGACCAATTATCATGACATCACTGGCTTTTGTTGTCGGTTTAATCCCGATGATGAGTGCCAAAGGGCCTTCGGCACAAGGGAATCACTCGATAAGTATTGGAGCTGCGGGCGGAATGGTTTCAGGAGTAATTCTGGGGCTGTTAATCATCCCGGTTTTATTCATCGTGTTCCAACATTTACAGGAAAAGCTTTCTGGAAAACCAGTAGCTGTAACTCATAACGAAGAAAATAAAAATGGAAAATTATATAACAACAATTCTGCTGACAATAATCATCAGCCTCACGTACATATCCTATAAAGTGTCAAAAGATCTTGAGACAAAAGATGATTTCTGTTCAGAAAAATAAAGAAGTATAAAATGAAAAAGCATATAAATAAAATCGTGATGGTCGCCATTTTGACCAGCACCTTGATATCCTGTACCGTTTCGAAGGATATTGAAACTCCAAAAGATGCATTTCCTGAGAATTTCAGGAATGCATCGGTTTCAAAAGATACCCCGAGCATTGCCGATTTAGAGTGGAAAAATTTCTTTACCGAAAAAGATATTATTCAGTTAATCGATAGCGCGGTGACCAAAAATAACGATTTGCAAATCGCCACTAAAAACATCGAAATTGCGCAATACCGATTCACACAATCCAAATGGGGAAATGTTCCTCAGGCTAATTTGTTTGTCAATGCCAGTACCAGCAATCCTTCGGACAATAGTTTTACGGGAATGAATCTGAATCAGGCTTTGGGTCAAAAACACATTGACGATTATTCGGCCGGAGTTTCCCTTTCGTGGGAAGCTGATATTTGGGGTAAAATCCGCAATCAAAAAAAAGGGGCGTTTGCAAATTACCTGCAATCGGAAGAAGTGAAAAAAGCATTGCAAACTTCTATTGTAGCCAATGTTTCCAAAGGATATTACAATCTGTTGATGCTGGACGCACAATTGGATATTGCCAGACAAAATCTGAAACTGAATGATAGTACCAGCAAAATCATCAAATTAAAACACGATTCGGGTCAGGTGACTTCATTGGCGATTCAACAAGCTGAAGCGCAGAGATTAAATGCGGCACAATTGATTCCTTTATTGGAACAAAACATTGCCATTCAGGAAAATGCTTTGAGTGTGTTAACGGGTTCATTCCCAAATTCGAAAGAAAGAACGATTCGCTTGGGTTCAGTTGAAGTAAAAAACAATACGTTAACCGGAATTCCGTCATCCTTAGTAAGCCGAAGACCGGATGTAAAAAGTGCCGAATTAGCGCTGAAAGTGGCTAACGCCAATGTTGGAATCACCAAAGCCGACTTATATCCTGCGCTTAGAATTACGGCGCAAGGCGGCGTAAATTCATTCGAAACCAGCAATTGGTTCAATATTCCGGCTTCTTTATTTGGAACAGTGGCAGGAGGTTTAACCCAACCCTTATTGAACTCTAAAAAAGTGCAAACACAATACAATATTGCGAAAATCGAAAGAGAAAAAGCGGTGTTGAGTTTCAGACAGGCTGTTTTGGTGGCTGTGAGTGAAGTTTCAGATGCCTTGGTAAAAGTAGAGAAATTACAACAACAGGAATCGTTTTTGCAACAACGAGTAAAAACCTTGCAGCAAGCGATAAAAAATGCCAATTTGTTATTCCAAAACGGAATGGCTGAATACCTGGAAGTTTTATCAGCACAGGCAAATTTATTGCAAAGTGAGTTGGAACTGGCGAATATAAAAAGAGAACAACTTTCTGCTAATACTGAATTGTATAGAGCATTGGGTGGTGGTTGGAGGTAAATATTCAATGATATAAAAGAAAAAAGTAGATTATCAATTTTCTTTTTTGCTTGATCAAAAAAGAAACAAAAAAATCAAGTCATACACTTCCTCGTCGGTCAAATTAGTTTTCGAATGCTAAAAGAAAATAACTCGTCCCGAAAGCTTTCGGGACTCAAACAGATTTTCTTTTTACGCATTCTTCAAACATTTGACACTCGACTGCGGAAGCTAAGGACGGGATAATCTGAAAACAACAACATTTGATATATAGTTAAATACAAACAGTTTAATAAAATCTAAAATTATAAAATAGTATGAGTACAACTAATTTATTTACCCCCTTTAATTTTAAGACATTAAATCTTAAAAACAGAATCGTAATGGCACCTATGACGCGTTCCTTTTCTCCAAACGGAATTCCAACTGATGAAGTGGCTTCTTACTATCAAAAAAGAGCCGAAGGCGAAGTAGGTTTAATATTATCTGAAGGAACAGTTATCGACAGACCATCGTCATCCAATGATGGAAATGTTCCTCACTTTTATGGCGATCAGGCATTAAAAGGATGGCAAAAAGTGATTAATGAAGTTCACACCGCCGGAGGCCAAATGGGACCACAAATCTGGCACATGGGCATTATGGACAATCATCATTCGGGTTGGGTTCCGCCAGTACCGTTTGAAGGACCGTCCGGATTGAACCGTCCCGGTTTCAGTAACGGAACTACGATGTCTGAAAAAGACATTGAAAATACCATTCTTGCTTTTGGAAAAGCTGCTGCCGATGCTAAAAGATTGGGTTTTGACACTATCGAAATTCACGGTGCGCACGGTTATTTGATTGACCAATTCTTTAGCCCTGAAACCAATTTACGTACTGATATTTATGGTGGAAAAACAATAAAAGAACGCAGCCGTTTTGCAATTGAAGTGGTGAAAGAAATTAGAAGACAGGTAGGAAATGATTTTGCGGTTATCATGCGTTTCTCTCAATTCAAACCATCTGATTACAATTATAAACTGGCGAAAACACCTCAGGAATTGGACTCTTGGATTACACCTCTTGTGGATGCCGGAGTGGATATTTTGCATTGTTCACAACGTCGTTTTTGGGAAGCTGAATTTGAAAATTCAGATTTAAATTTTGCAGGATGGGCTAAAAAACTAACTGGATCTCCAACAATTACCGTGGGTTCTGTTGGGCTTTCCAGTGATTTCTTTGGTGCTTTTGCAGGCGAAAGTTCACAACCAGCCTCTTTAGACGAACTAACAAGACGTTTCGACAGAGGCGATTTTGATTTGGTTGCCGTTGGAAGACCTTTATTATCTGACCCAAATTGGGTTGCCAAAATAAAAGCTGGAAAAACAGAGGAATTGGTAGGATTTAGCAAAGAAGCTCTGAGCGAATTGGTATTATAATTTTATATTCTGCTTATTTATTGACACCCCCCTAAACGGTTAAACTGTTTAGGGGTTTTGTTTTTCATTCTTATTTTATTTTCTGATCTTATTTGCGTAATGATTTTCAATTTCAACTTCTTTATCTTTTATCAAATTATGAAACTTGTCCCAATGCTTCCCTATCTGAGAATTTATACCATTGTTTTCAAAAACATTTGCCGCAAGTTTAGCATATGTTAAAAAATTTCCCCAATCGTACGTATTTGTTCTATAAAACGTATTAGGTAAATGTGGAGCTTTTTTAATTATTTTTCTTCGATGTGCACCCATTATAGTATAACGTTTATAAAGTCTATTTTTAAAAAGTTGAGGAACCTTATTTTTACCAAACTTAGCATAATATCCCCCTCTTTTTATAGAACGTTTCATCTTTCTATAATATTTGGCCAAACCAGATGATTTTAAATAGACTTTTTCACCATCAAACGAAAATCCAAGATATTCAAATTTTGTATTGTCTTTAATTTCACCAGTATCTAAATCAATCTCTTTACAACCAAATTTTTCATTAAAATACTTAAATATAAATGACTGGCTTTTACTGGGCTGAATTTCTAAATCAAAATTTTGAATTTCATCAATCAAAAGATTATAAATCATGTCCATATTTTTCTCGTCTGCAACTACAATCATATCATCACTATACCTTCGATACATTCCATCTATTTCAGTTATCTTCTCATTAATCAATTTATCAAAATGTAAAAGATAAATATTAGCAAGTGTCGAACTAATTGGTGAGCCTTGAGGTATTCCTTTAATTCTAAAATTTCCTGTTAGGAAATCATTTTTTGTTTTAAAACGGTTTTTCTTTATGAGATTTTTAGCTCGAATTCTTGAATTAAAATCTTTTAAACTGCAGAAAGCAATTGCATTTTTCTCTTTTAACAATTCAATATTAGGAATAGAAATCTTAGTGTTTTTCCCTTTTTTATCAACAATTATTTGATCTTTAAATTCTTCAAAAATATCCTCCTGTTCTATATATGAAAATTTTGTTAGATTCTTAAAAATGGCATAATGATCATCTGGTAAAATCTTTTCATCTAGAATTTCAATCC
Protein-coding sequences here:
- a CDS encoding TetR/AcrR family transcriptional regulator, coding for MARCVEFNEVEKIEKAMNVFWEKGYNATSMQDLVDAMQINRSSLYNTIGDKHQLFMKCISNYFDNAMQELKDKVANETSAKAALIKVISDKADWIISCDKGCLGMKTIFEIAPDDCTVRNVMSKNNDIFIEFLATIVQKAMDDGEMDDSEDAALMAEYIATSFTGWKQSYILNGNPIKIKKMSEFLIKNIFK
- a CDS encoding sodium/sugar symporter, with the translated sequence MNALQTADYIVFLIYFVIVTSYGMYIYRSKKNAVTSSNDYFLAEGSLTWWAIGASLIASNISAEHFIGMSGSGFALGLAISSYEWMSAATLIIVAVFILPVYLKNKIFTMPQFLAKRYNDTVSAIMAVIWLLIYIFVNLTSIIYLGALAISSIAPVSFEFCVIGLSLFSVIVTLGGMKVIGYTDMFQVIVLILGGLVTTYLALTLLSEQFGYGKDIFKGLAIIKEKAPGHLQMIFDKSNPHYSELPGMSVIIGGMLINNLAYWGCNQYIVQRALGADLKTARKGILFAAFLKLLVPVIAVLPGIAMYVMHQNGMFQSEMLDAAGVLKPDRAYPTLMNLLPAGLKGIALAALTAAIVASLAGKANSISTIFSLDIYRKYFDKNASEKKLVRVGRLAVVVAMLIGAIVAPSLKSLDQAYQFIQEYVGFFSPGVLAIFMLGMFWKKTTANAGLAGALLTVPIATVLKFLPVWTNGAFPDFPFLDRMSITFVMIVAIMVGISLLKPEPVQLHEKHNIEVDTSMFKVSSGFIIGSFIICSVLVALYTVFW
- a CDS encoding NADH:flavin oxidoreductase, giving the protein MSTTNLFTPFNFKTLNLKNRIVMAPMTRSFSPNGIPTDEVASYYQKRAEGEVGLILSEGTVIDRPSSSNDGNVPHFYGDQALKGWQKVINEVHTAGGQMGPQIWHMGIMDNHHSGWVPPVPFEGPSGLNRPGFSNGTTMSEKDIENTILAFGKAAADAKRLGFDTIEIHGAHGYLIDQFFSPETNLRTDIYGGKTIKERSRFAIEVVKEIRRQVGNDFAVIMRFSQFKPSDYNYKLAKTPQELDSWITPLVDAGVDILHCSQRRFWEAEFENSDLNFAGWAKKLTGSPTITVGSVGLSSDFFGAFAGESSQPASLDELTRRFDRGDFDLVAVGRPLLSDPNWVAKIKAGKTEELVGFSKEALSELVL
- a CDS encoding reverse transcriptase domain-containing protein, which encodes MVKKDWFRLKRYPHIGLPLKLRHRPWIENYIFDKKNIAKHSFYPFIHRKISVRKFRKVKNADGTKSIKRESSYKDREVFYANHLDSMIYGYYSDIITKKYEKKLIEHGIKDCVSAYRSVPLKANEKSRNKCNIDFANDIFKYIEENKNRDLIAITFDITSFFDNLNHKRLKETWIEILDEKILPDDHYAIFKNLTKFSYIEQEDIFEEFKDQIIVDKKGKNTKISIPNIELLKEKNAIAFCSLKDFNSRIRAKNLIKKNRFKTKNDFLTGNFRIKGIPQGSPISSTLANIYLLHFDKLINEKITEIDGMYRRYSDDMIVVADEKNMDMIYNLLIDEIQNFDLEIQPSKSQSFIFKYFNEKFGCKEIDLDTGEIKDNTKFEYLGFSFDGEKVYLKSSGLAKYYRKMKRSIKRGGYYAKFGKNKVPQLFKNRLYKRYTIMGAHRRKIIKKAPHLPNTFYRTNTYDWGNFLTYAKLAANVFENNGINSQIGKHWDKFHNLIKDKEVEIENHYANKIRK
- a CDS encoding efflux RND transporter permease subunit; the protein is MFKIFIQRPVLATVISILLVILGVLGLTKLPLQQFPDIAPPSVLVTAVYPGANAETVLRSVAPSLEESINGVENMTYMSSTASNDGTLAITVFFKLGTDADRAAVNVQNRVAQATSQLPAEVVQQGVITAKQQNSFIMAIGMYTDDESKYDQTFVANYAQINIIPEIKRIPGVGAASIFGGVKDYSMRVWLNPTQMSAYNVTPNEVMAAIQDKSLEAAPGKFGERSKEVFEYVIKYKGKLSKPEDYQNIAIRSNADGSVLRVKDVARVELGSYSYNSLTRLNGKKGIVIGVIQLAGSNSNDIQVAINKLMVKAAKDFPPGIKHNIFYSTKVSLDQSIDQVKHTLLEAFILVFIVVFIFLQDFRSTLIPAIAVPVAILGTFFFMQLFGFSINLLTLFALILAIGIVVDDAIVVVEAVHAKMEHKHLSPKVATHEAMHEITGAIISITLVMAAVFLPVGFMEGSTGVFYRQFAFTMAIAIVISAVNALTLSPALAALFLKDNHAAHDENTPYEKKGFKEKFFTAFNTSFNSLTNRYVGGLQFLIRKKWLSLGGLALITVATIVMVKTTPSGFIPTEDQGFIAIAVNTPSGTSLYRTQKVMTEAENTLRGLEASRFVTAISGFNLLTNSTSPSSAVVFVLLKPNEERGEVKNIDEIMNEVRGKLGAISGGSFFVFSFPTVPGFSNVEALDLVLQDKTGGKLDKFSGISQTFIGELMKRPEIAVAFTSFKADYPQLQLDINDEKADQLGVKVKDILQTMQAYFGSAQASDFNRFGKYYRVIVQADIADRADPSAIDRVFVKNNRGEMVPINTLVKLSRIYGSETASRYNLFNSISINAIPKPGFSSGDAIKAIEEVAAQQLPAGYSYEFSGQTREEISSGGQSATIFLLCLIFIYFLLAAQYESYILPLAVIFSIPAGIFGVFAAIGLTGIENNIYVQVALVMLIGLLAKNAILIVEFALQKRKSGQNLVKASIDAAKLRLRPIIMTSLAFVVGLIPMMSAKGPSAQGNHSISIGAAGGMVSGVILGLLIIPVLFIVFQHLQEKLSGKPVAVTHNEENKNGKLYNNNSADNNHQPHVHIL
- a CDS encoding efflux RND transporter periplasmic adaptor subunit is translated as MKKITLISILALFVISCNDKNAAPPATTAPSLPVMNIKSQEATTENEYPASLQGAVDVEIRPQVSGNLERIYVDEGAYVTKGQTLFKINERPFREQLNNALANLHAAEAAYLNAQLEVDKLTPLVHNKVVSDYQLKTAKATQKIAAANIEQAKAMVGSARINLGYTNVTAPVSGYIGRLPKKQGSLVAATDIEPLTNLSDVHEVYAYFSLGETDFIKFKSAYSGNTLGDKIKKLPPVTLVLADNSAYPQSGKIDMVDGQFDKNTGAITVRATFPNKNGTLRSGNTGKIRLGVQHDDAILIPQSATIEMQDKVFVFTVNKQNKVNKMPINISGKSGTNYLIKDGIKSGDQIVLSGIDKLQEGQLIQPEKPKAQIAQIIN
- a CDS encoding TolC family protein, producing the protein MKKHINKIVMVAILTSTLISCTVSKDIETPKDAFPENFRNASVSKDTPSIADLEWKNFFTEKDIIQLIDSAVTKNNDLQIATKNIEIAQYRFTQSKWGNVPQANLFVNASTSNPSDNSFTGMNLNQALGQKHIDDYSAGVSLSWEADIWGKIRNQKKGAFANYLQSEEVKKALQTSIVANVSKGYYNLLMLDAQLDIARQNLKLNDSTSKIIKLKHDSGQVTSLAIQQAEAQRLNAAQLIPLLEQNIAIQENALSVLTGSFPNSKERTIRLGSVEVKNNTLTGIPSSLVSRRPDVKSAELALKVANANVGITKADLYPALRITAQGGVNSFETSNWFNIPASLFGTVAGGLTQPLLNSKKVQTQYNIAKIEREKAVLSFRQAVLVAVSEVSDALVKVEKLQQQESFLQQRVKTLQQAIKNANLLFQNGMAEYLEVLSAQANLLQSELELANIKREQLSANTELYRALGGGWR